The following proteins are encoded in a genomic region of Acidobacteriota bacterium:
- a CDS encoding HEAT repeat domain-containing protein → MSAWALGLVAILLRPGTVPPDISHLRLAVAVDDRARSVEGVAEFHYVATGAETDALTLGQRGLRILKVEAQPQALRGYQVEENRLEVRIAGAPAGQKGLLRVHYRAEPRQGLFFHATTTETGTAVQQAWQFQSWEDWMPRPFDPNQRMTWDLEATVRSDWQVVSNGELVGVRPAGSHRVFHWQQPLAVRFEGFTFVAGAFDVFEQRAGRHVLVHYVPAEVADAATVERSFGRLPQMLELFSNQFGAYPFGRFYRQAVVWDYHPGGTEQVGMACLGENKLIDERSRLHADDYIVAHELSHIWWAMLVAARGRAHVWLTEGFAVYFGNQFFEVAEGRDVFEYRLRQRLHLYLEEDRKYQRALVSDEPVPGGLDEHIYSKGAYVLHMLRRWLGDAVFFAGLRRYAERHAYGEADSVDLQRAMEEVSGQQLDWYFGQWLHRKGYPAFRVARRWDERTATLALSIEQTQPDQAGLYRVPVRIQIVTDQGAEVHSELLSERREERAYRVAGKLLYVRFDADNSLLGTVEFPRPVEELRRQWESARDAVGRIEAVEALAPSPGEEAGETLRRALSFDLFHGVRSAAAAALARRGTESVPILLGALRRETDSRVQQSLVGALERFAEREDVQEALRSAAGPQATPPLRARALLALARARASGSFELLLQASGESAHRDVLRAAVFEGLAALGDSRGVPELVRYLESDRTTRWAREPAVEALGRLAGHDPAVRRLLERIRTTDFWPGVREAARQALQ, encoded by the coding sequence ATGAGCGCCTGGGCGCTCGGGTTGGTGGCGATCCTGCTGAGACCCGGTACCGTCCCGCCGGACATCAGCCACCTGCGGCTGGCGGTGGCTGTCGACGATCGCGCCCGGTCGGTCGAGGGCGTGGCTGAATTCCACTATGTGGCTACCGGCGCGGAAACCGATGCCTTGACCCTGGGCCAGCGTGGTCTGCGCATTCTGAAGGTGGAGGCCCAACCCCAGGCGCTGCGTGGATATCAGGTCGAGGAGAATCGCCTCGAAGTCCGCATCGCCGGGGCCCCCGCCGGCCAGAAGGGCCTGTTGCGCGTGCACTACCGGGCGGAGCCGCGGCAAGGTCTCTTCTTCCACGCGACGACGACGGAGACCGGGACGGCCGTCCAGCAGGCGTGGCAGTTTCAGTCCTGGGAAGACTGGATGCCGCGGCCCTTCGATCCGAACCAGCGGATGACGTGGGATCTGGAGGCCACGGTGCGCTCCGACTGGCAGGTTGTCAGCAATGGTGAGCTGGTGGGCGTCCGCCCCGCCGGATCCCATCGCGTCTTCCACTGGCAGCAACCCCTTGCCGTCCGATTCGAGGGCTTCACCTTCGTTGCGGGGGCCTTCGATGTCTTCGAGCAGCGCGCCGGCCGACACGTGCTGGTCCACTACGTGCCGGCCGAGGTGGCCGACGCCGCGACGGTCGAGCGTTCTTTCGGCCGCCTCCCGCAGATGCTCGAGCTGTTTTCCAACCAGTTCGGCGCCTATCCGTTCGGCCGCTTCTACCGGCAAGCGGTTGTCTGGGACTACCATCCGGGCGGAACGGAGCAGGTCGGTATGGCGTGCCTTGGCGAGAACAAGCTTATCGATGAGCGCTCGCGCCTGCACGCCGACGACTATATCGTTGCCCACGAACTGAGCCACATCTGGTGGGCGATGCTGGTGGCGGCGAGAGGCCGGGCGCACGTGTGGCTGACCGAAGGTTTCGCGGTCTACTTCGGCAACCAGTTCTTCGAGGTCGCAGAAGGGCGCGATGTCTTCGAGTATCGTCTGCGCCAGCGCCTTCACCTGTACCTCGAAGAGGACCGGAAGTATCAGCGCGCGCTGGTCAGCGACGAGCCCGTGCCGGGAGGGCTGGACGAGCACATCTACTCCAAGGGGGCGTACGTCCTCCACATGCTGCGCCGCTGGCTGGGTGACGCGGTCTTCTTCGCTGGACTGCGCCGATATGCGGAACGCCACGCCTACGGCGAGGCCGACTCGGTCGATCTGCAACGAGCGATGGAGGAGGTGTCAGGTCAGCAGCTTGACTGGTACTTTGGCCAGTGGCTCCATCGGAAGGGCTACCCCGCATTTCGAGTCGCGCGCCGCTGGGATGAACGGACCGCGACGCTCGCCCTCTCCATCGAGCAGACGCAGCCGGACCAGGCAGGGCTGTACCGCGTCCCCGTTCGCATCCAGATCGTGACCGATCAGGGTGCGGAGGTGCACTCGGAATTGTTGAGCGAGCGGCGTGAGGAACGCGCGTACCGGGTAGCGGGGAAGCTTCTCTACGTCCGCTTCGATGCCGACAACAGCCTGCTTGGAACCGTGGAGTTCCCGCGCCCGGTGGAAGAGCTGCGGCGACAGTGGGAGAGCGCACGCGACGCCGTCGGGCGGATCGAAGCCGTCGAAGCGCTGGCTCCGTCGCCGGGGGAGGAAGCGGGAGAGACGCTTCGCCGGGCCCTGTCCTTCGATCTGTTTCACGGAGTACGGTCAGCTGCCGCGGCGGCGCTGGCCAGGCGGGGCACCGAGTCCGTGCCGATTCTGCTCGGCGCCCTGCGCCGCGAGACTGACTCGCGAGTGCAGCAGAGCCTCGTCGGCGCGCTCGAACGGTTTGCCGAGCGGGAGGACGTTCAAGAGGCGTTGAGGAGCGCGGCCGGTCCCCAAGCCACGCCGCCTCTGCGGGCGCGCGCGTTGCTGGCCCTGGCGCGCGCGCGAGCCAGCGGAAGCTTCGAGCTTCTGCTGCAGGCAAGCGGGGAGTCCGCCCACCGTGACGTGCTGCGTGCCGCGGTGTTCGAGGGGCTCGCGGCACTGGGAGATTCCCGGGGTGTGCCGGAACTCGTTCGCTACCTCGAATCGGATCGCACGACTCGCTGGGCCCGCGAGCCCGCCGTCGAAGCCCTGGGCCGGCTGGCGGGTCATGACCCGGCGGTGCGACGTCTCCTCGAGCGCATCCGGACGACCGATTTCTGGCCCGGCGTTCGAGAGGCTGCTCGACAGGCTCTCCAGTGA
- a CDS encoding amidohydrolase family protein: MRIMGFYESLRHAVSLVAGGAIVAACGVAYAGESIAVTNARIYTVTGAVIDPGVLVCENGKISALGPVGRVRIPPGARLIDGSGKAVMPGLIETHSHMGMKRLWVPADLDNNETSGPINARLRALESIDTRDRAFRLALAAGVTTMVVSPGAQTPIGGQAVVLKLRGGTADDMYLAPGGMKFAMSSTFFPDGGGGAHPSSLMGVASILRENLLAARAYRERWEAHVAAGRQEPAPSRDPQLEALGKVLTREWVVGVHAQWPAQIVNVLRLAREFDLDLYIVHGTTLVDLVDEVARAGVAVSFGPVLPFQSREARMLDGPAQLVRRGGRVAFQQDHPDGPQLYLRHVAALCVRHGLPEAEALKALTINGAALFRLEKRLGSLEAGKDADFLILSGAPLEIDSHVEQVFVEGHEVYNRAANRSVFDVRR; this comes from the coding sequence GTGAGGATCATGGGGTTTTACGAGTCCCTCCGGCATGCCGTTTCGTTGGTCGCGGGCGGTGCGATTGTCGCCGCGTGCGGGGTGGCGTACGCCGGGGAATCCATCGCCGTCACAAACGCGAGGATCTACACGGTCACCGGCGCTGTCATCGACCCGGGTGTGTTGGTCTGCGAGAACGGCAAGATCAGCGCCCTTGGGCCCGTGGGGCGCGTGCGCATTCCCCCCGGCGCCCGCCTCATCGACGGGTCTGGGAAGGCGGTCATGCCGGGACTGATCGAGACGCACTCGCACATGGGTATGAAGCGCCTCTGGGTCCCCGCCGATTTGGATAACAACGAGACTTCCGGACCGATCAACGCGCGACTCCGCGCCTTGGAATCGATCGACACGCGCGATCGCGCCTTCCGGCTGGCGCTTGCGGCGGGCGTGACGACGATGGTCGTGTCGCCGGGAGCCCAGACCCCGATCGGCGGCCAGGCGGTGGTTCTGAAGCTGCGGGGAGGAACGGCCGACGACATGTATCTGGCGCCCGGCGGCATGAAGTTCGCGATGAGTTCAACATTCTTCCCCGACGGTGGGGGCGGCGCTCATCCCAGCTCGCTCATGGGCGTCGCCTCGATCCTGAGGGAGAATCTGCTCGCGGCACGTGCGTATCGGGAGCGCTGGGAGGCCCACGTGGCCGCTGGACGGCAGGAACCGGCGCCGTCGCGCGACCCACAGCTCGAAGCGCTGGGCAAGGTCCTGACGCGGGAATGGGTGGTGGGGGTCCACGCGCAGTGGCCGGCCCAGATCGTGAACGTGCTGCGGCTCGCCAGGGAGTTCGATCTCGACCTCTATATCGTCCATGGAACAACCCTCGTCGATCTGGTCGACGAGGTCGCCCGCGCGGGTGTGGCGGTCAGCTTCGGGCCCGTGTTGCCGTTCCAGAGCCGTGAGGCGCGGATGCTCGACGGACCTGCGCAGCTCGTACGGCGTGGAGGACGCGTCGCGTTCCAGCAGGATCACCCGGATGGCCCGCAGCTCTACCTTCGTCACGTTGCGGCGCTCTGCGTGCGCCACGGCCTGCCGGAGGCGGAGGCGCTCAAAGCGCTGACGATTAACGGCGCCGCGCTGTTCCGGCTGGAGAAGCGCCTCGGCAGCCTGGAGGCGGGCAAGGATGCAGACTTCCTGATCTTGAGCGGCGCGCCGCTCGAGATCGACAGCCACGTGGAACAGGTGTTCGTGGAAGGCCACGAGGTGTACAACCGGGCGGCGAACCGTTCAGTGTTCGATGTCCGGCGGTGA
- a CDS encoding amidohydrolase family protein gives MHRAGWWRLFVTLMAAGELVMGAGGDDVYALRGGRIYTISHGVIEDGVVLIGGGKILDAGLSVKVPEGARVIDARGAVVTPGLIDARTSFGIGPDDSWERMDPVVPQVRIVDSFSLPGDHDWIKEGVTAVYVSPGPQNVIGGMGAVVKLAGRPDAIVVSNTAGMSLSLGEVPKASFRERAPRTRMGAAALIREAFSRARQRLEDAGAPPGADPGFAALGRVLRREVSARVQANTPDDIATALRLGEEFGFRVVIDIGVGAHLVADRLARAGVSVVVGPNMIAAGRGGRYEFSAHTEENAARLHEAGVKIAICTDRAEGAPVAMEAAISRAHGLPEAEALRAITMSAAEILGVADRMGSIDKGKDADLVVWTDHPLRTWSRVEKVFIDGRLAFDRSAAKRKA, from the coding sequence ATGCACAGGGCAGGCTGGTGGCGGCTGTTCGTGACGCTCATGGCGGCCGGTGAGCTTGTGATGGGCGCCGGCGGGGACGACGTGTACGCCCTTCGCGGAGGCCGGATCTACACGATCTCGCACGGCGTGATCGAGGATGGCGTGGTCTTGATAGGCGGCGGGAAGATCCTGGACGCCGGCCTCTCCGTGAAGGTTCCGGAGGGTGCGAGAGTGATCGACGCGCGTGGCGCCGTCGTGACGCCGGGCCTCATCGACGCGCGCACGTCGTTCGGAATCGGTCCGGACGATTCGTGGGAGCGCATGGACCCGGTTGTGCCGCAGGTCCGGATTGTCGACTCGTTCAGCCTGCCCGGGGACCACGACTGGATCAAGGAAGGCGTGACGGCGGTCTACGTCTCGCCCGGTCCCCAGAACGTCATCGGCGGCATGGGCGCGGTCGTCAAGCTCGCCGGCCGGCCCGACGCCATCGTCGTCAGCAACACCGCGGGCATGAGCCTGTCACTGGGCGAGGTGCCCAAGGCCTCGTTCCGTGAACGTGCGCCGCGCACGCGTATGGGAGCGGCGGCCCTGATCCGGGAGGCGTTCAGCCGGGCGCGACAGCGGCTGGAGGATGCGGGAGCCCCGCCGGGTGCAGATCCCGGCTTCGCGGCGCTGGGCCGCGTTCTTCGCCGCGAAGTGTCCGCCCGCGTCCAGGCGAATACGCCCGACGATATCGCTACGGCTCTGCGGCTGGGAGAGGAGTTCGGCTTCCGCGTCGTGATCGACATTGGCGTGGGCGCCCATCTTGTCGCGGACAGGCTTGCCAGGGCCGGCGTTTCGGTTGTCGTCGGGCCCAACATGATTGCGGCTGGCAGGGGCGGGCGCTACGAATTCAGCGCGCACACCGAGGAGAACGCCGCCCGACTGCATGAGGCTGGCGTCAAGATCGCGATCTGTACGGATCGCGCCGAGGGAGCGCCGGTGGCCATGGAGGCGGCGATCTCCCGGGCGCATGGACTGCCGGAAGCCGAAGCGCTCAGGGCGATCACGATGAGCGCCGCCGAGATCCTCGGCGTCGCGGATCGGATGGGGAGCATCGACAAGGGGAAGGACGCGGACCTCGTCGTGTGGACCGACCATCCTCTGCGAACGTGGAGCCGGGTCGAGAAGGTCTTCATCGACGGGCGGCTGGCGTTCGACCGGTCGGCGGCAAAGCGAAAAGCATGA
- a CDS encoding M20/M25/M40 family metallo-hydrolase, with translation MHDVVELLRWMVRIDTQNPPPDGQWRETAMNAALGNALAHEGIQARVIESAPGRGQLVARLKGNGSRPPLLLSTHIDVVGADARQWRHPPFSGHSDGEFIHGRGTLDNKAMAAALVHVFHRLAREKATRSRDLILCLVGDEESGGAQGMRFLLEKHWGEIDSQVALAEGDPPLLNGGGQVDYIPIQCAEKKSYTVRLRCRGTAGHASTPLADNPVVALARAVAPLHPFSTRVHTTDLAREYLRRMARFEPQDLARHLTDVANLGEAAHPDALDAVTRANPVYNALLRATVCPTILKAGTRSNVIPVEAECVINCRLLPDQQIESLIAELGELTGCDPGSFSADPPSPYDGPATPHDTPEFRALEEISTRLWPACATVPYMAPAASDARYLRSRGVSVYGVFPFPATRKEFEAIHAPDERIRIASLRQGTQWLYEVTTALSV, from the coding sequence GTGCACGACGTCGTCGAGCTCCTGCGCTGGATGGTGCGCATCGACACGCAGAATCCCCCGCCGGATGGCCAATGGCGGGAAACCGCGATGAACGCGGCGCTGGGGAACGCGCTGGCGCACGAGGGCATTCAAGCGCGCGTGATCGAGTCCGCGCCCGGACGGGGCCAATTGGTGGCCCGCCTGAAGGGCAACGGTTCGCGCCCGCCGCTGCTGCTCTCCACCCATATCGACGTCGTCGGCGCTGACGCCCGGCAGTGGCGTCATCCCCCCTTTTCCGGGCACAGCGACGGCGAATTCATCCACGGCCGAGGGACCCTGGACAACAAGGCCATGGCGGCCGCACTCGTTCACGTGTTCCATCGCCTGGCGCGTGAGAAGGCGACCCGCTCGCGCGACCTGATCCTCTGCCTGGTGGGAGACGAGGAGTCCGGTGGCGCGCAGGGCATGAGATTCCTGCTCGAGAAGCACTGGGGCGAAATCGACAGCCAGGTGGCTCTGGCTGAGGGGGACCCGCCGCTGCTCAACGGCGGTGGTCAGGTCGACTACATTCCGATCCAGTGCGCGGAGAAGAAGAGCTACACGGTGCGGCTGCGCTGTCGAGGCACGGCCGGGCACGCCTCGACTCCCCTGGCGGACAATCCCGTCGTGGCGCTCGCCCGCGCGGTGGCGCCGTTGCATCCCTTTTCGACGCGGGTGCACACCACGGATCTTGCGCGTGAATACCTTCGTCGCATGGCGCGCTTCGAGCCCCAGGACCTCGCGCGCCATCTCACCGACGTCGCCAATCTTGGCGAGGCGGCCCACCCGGACGCTCTCGACGCGGTGACTCGAGCCAACCCCGTTTACAATGCGCTGCTACGGGCCACGGTGTGCCCGACCATTCTCAAAGCAGGCACGAGGAGCAACGTCATTCCAGTGGAAGCCGAATGCGTCATCAACTGCCGCCTGCTCCCGGACCAGCAGATCGAGTCGCTGATCGCCGAACTGGGCGAGCTCACGGGATGCGATCCCGGCAGCTTCAGCGCCGATCCGCCGTCGCCGTATGACGGGCCGGCGACCCCCCACGACACCCCCGAATTCAGGGCCCTCGAGGAGATCTCCACAAGACTCTGGCCCGCGTGCGCGACCGTGCCTTACATGGCGCCGGCCGCGTCTGATGCGCGGTATCTCCGCTCGCGGGGCGTTTCTGTGTACGGCGTCTTTCCTTTCCCGGCAACCCGGAAGGAGTTCGAGGCGATTCACGCGCCCGATGAGCGCATCCGGATTGCGAGCCTGCGCCAGGGAACCCAATGGTTGTACGAGGTCACAACCGCGCTGTCAGTCTAA
- a CDS encoding CocE/NonD family hydrolase, which produces MRNSFRRAIVVAVALFSGAAAIVQAQQGTLTGEEKERRWQTEKELQSIAIIDRKVMMPMRDGIRLATDIYRPRNADGKVPAIWVRTPYNFNFWDVRNSVPADMTEALTAVKRGYAFIVQNERGHFFSEGNYDLLGAPRTDGHDALSWIASQPWSNGKVGTTGCSSTAEYQMAIAAMGHPAFAAMNVQGFGAGVGRVGPYYEQGNWYRGGAFQMLFAAWISRQQNQVRPMFPSGTPQEDLIRASRSFDLAQQLPPVDWSKAFWHLPLQDMLKAVDAPRGIFADAMPVETGGRMIQRAPNDPAWYKGGLYHDDMPLDVPGLWFMSWYDVSVGPNLALYNHARKVASRGVADQQWAIIAPVAHCSYTRATADTIVGERSMGDARLDYDEIVYSFFDRFLKGETSARLDALPKVTYYTMGINKWQTSDTWPPAGARPMTWYLSSAGRANSLAGDGVLATSPPDTDIPDAFTYDPMNPVPSYGGNVCCTGNAIQGGSFDQRKMEARADVLVYTTEPLKKGIEVSGPIEVALHVSSDARDTDFTVKVLDVYPDGRAYNLDESIQRMRYRNGYDKPLTWMEPGNVYKVAFQPLTTSNYFDAGHRLRIEVSSSNFPRFDRNLNTGGNNYDEATGVVAHNAVHHSKQYPSQVTVMVVERATASSARDRR; this is translated from the coding sequence ATGAGGAATTCCTTTCGCCGTGCAATCGTCGTCGCCGTCGCGCTGTTCTCTGGTGCTGCCGCGATCGTGCAGGCGCAGCAGGGAACGCTGACGGGCGAAGAGAAAGAGCGCCGTTGGCAGACCGAGAAGGAGCTTCAGTCGATCGCCATCATCGACCGCAAAGTGATGATGCCGATGCGCGACGGCATCCGCCTGGCGACCGACATCTATCGACCCAGGAACGCGGACGGGAAAGTCCCGGCAATCTGGGTGCGCACCCCCTACAACTTCAACTTCTGGGATGTGCGCAACAGCGTGCCGGCCGACATGACGGAGGCCCTGACCGCTGTCAAGCGCGGCTACGCGTTCATCGTCCAGAACGAGCGGGGCCATTTCTTCTCTGAAGGCAACTACGACCTTCTGGGCGCGCCGCGCACGGACGGCCACGATGCGCTCTCCTGGATCGCCTCGCAGCCCTGGTCCAACGGCAAAGTGGGAACGACGGGGTGTTCGTCCACGGCGGAATACCAGATGGCAATCGCCGCGATGGGGCACCCGGCGTTCGCGGCGATGAACGTGCAGGGGTTCGGCGCGGGCGTCGGACGCGTCGGCCCGTACTACGAGCAGGGCAACTGGTATCGCGGCGGCGCGTTCCAGATGCTCTTCGCGGCCTGGATCTCCCGGCAGCAGAACCAGGTGCGTCCGATGTTCCCGTCCGGCACCCCGCAGGAGGATCTGATCCGGGCCTCGAGGTCCTTCGACCTCGCGCAGCAGCTCCCGCCGGTCGATTGGTCGAAGGCCTTCTGGCACCTTCCGCTGCAGGACATGCTGAAGGCGGTCGATGCGCCGCGCGGCATCTTTGCCGATGCGATGCCGGTCGAGACCGGCGGGCGCATGATTCAGCGCGCCCCGAACGATCCCGCCTGGTACAAGGGAGGGCTGTATCACGACGATATGCCGCTCGACGTACCAGGCCTGTGGTTCATGTCCTGGTACGACGTCTCGGTTGGCCCCAACCTGGCGCTCTACAACCACGCTCGCAAGGTCGCCTCGCGCGGGGTTGCGGACCAGCAGTGGGCGATCATCGCGCCGGTCGCGCACTGCTCCTATACGCGCGCCACGGCAGACACCATCGTCGGGGAACGCAGCATGGGCGATGCGCGGCTGGACTACGACGAGATTGTGTACAGCTTCTTCGACCGGTTCCTGAAAGGTGAAACGAGCGCCCGGCTCGACGCCCTCCCGAAGGTCACGTACTACACCATGGGGATCAACAAGTGGCAGACATCGGACACGTGGCCCCCTGCCGGCGCACGGCCGATGACCTGGTACCTGTCGAGCGCGGGCAGGGCCAACTCGCTCGCCGGCGACGGCGTCCTTGCAACGTCGCCACCCGACACAGATATACCCGACGCGTTTACGTACGATCCGATGAACCCCGTACCCTCGTACGGCGGGAACGTGTGCTGCACCGGCAACGCGATCCAGGGCGGCTCGTTCGACCAGCGCAAGATGGAAGCCCGCGCCGACGTCCTCGTCTACACGACGGAGCCGCTGAAGAAGGGGATTGAGGTCTCCGGCCCCATCGAGGTGGCGCTCCATGTATCGTCGGACGCCAGGGATACCGATTTCACCGTCAAGGTGCTCGACGTCTACCCGGACGGGCGCGCCTACAACCTCGACGAATCGATCCAGCGCATGCGCTATCGAAACGGGTACGACAAGCCGCTCACCTGGATGGAGCCCGGGAACGTGTACAAGGTCGCGTTTCAGCCGCTCACGACCAGCAATTACTTCGACGCCGGTCACCGTCTCCGAATCGAGGTTTCCAGCAGCAACTTCCCGCGCTTCGACCGCAACCTCAATACGGGCGGCAACAACTATGACGAGGCGACGGGCGTGGTGGCGCACAATGCCGTCCACCACTCGAAGCAGTATCCCTCACAGGTGACGGTGATGGTCGTCGAGCGCGCGACGGCATCCTCGGCACGGGACCGGCGATAG
- a CDS encoding aldehyde dehydrogenase family protein, producing MATSERTVQGLIIDGQRAEAADRGTLDVHDPSSGELLAVLAKATTADVDAAVQAARRALESGAWGGLAPAERGRILMRMAHRIRDRAEELAALESRDNGKPLRQARTDVQVAARYFEFYAGIADKIMGNTIPVGPGILDFTVREPIGVSAHIVPWNYPIQIGSRGIAPAVAAGCTVVLKPSSEAPMTALKLGEIGLECGLPAGVLNVVPGTGSEAGAALASHPDINQLTFTGSVDVGVQVAKLAAGNVVPVVMELGGKSPNIVFADADMDLALPGVANAIFQNAGQTCSAGSRLLVERKAHDEVVDRLVTRAGAMTLGPGIEDPDMGPIISRRQLETIESYVTIGRQEGASVVAGGRRPDDARLHGGNFYEPTLLDRVQSDMRVAQEEIFGPVLAIISFDDIEEAAAIANRSQYGLVAGIWTRDINKALSLAGRIRRGQVYVNTYGAGGGVELPFGGYRKSGYGREKGLEALASYTQVKNVCVKYA from the coding sequence ATGGCGACTTCAGAACGAACAGTCCAGGGCTTGATCATCGATGGGCAGCGGGCGGAAGCCGCCGACCGCGGCACGCTTGACGTGCACGACCCGTCAAGCGGCGAACTGCTCGCCGTGCTGGCGAAAGCGACGACGGCCGACGTGGATGCCGCGGTCCAGGCGGCGCGCCGCGCGCTCGAATCCGGCGCCTGGGGCGGACTGGCGCCGGCCGAGCGCGGCCGCATCCTGATGCGAATGGCGCATCGCATCCGCGACCGCGCCGAGGAGCTGGCCGCGCTCGAGAGCCGGGACAACGGCAAGCCGCTGCGGCAGGCGCGCACCGACGTCCAGGTGGCGGCGCGCTACTTCGAGTTCTACGCCGGCATCGCCGACAAGATCATGGGAAACACGATTCCCGTCGGCCCGGGCATCCTCGACTTCACGGTCCGGGAGCCGATTGGCGTATCCGCGCACATCGTGCCGTGGAACTATCCGATCCAAATCGGAAGCCGCGGCATCGCCCCCGCGGTCGCCGCCGGATGCACGGTTGTGCTCAAGCCCTCGAGCGAAGCGCCGATGACGGCACTGAAGTTGGGCGAGATCGGACTCGAGTGCGGCCTGCCAGCCGGCGTGCTGAACGTCGTCCCGGGCACGGGATCGGAGGCCGGCGCCGCGCTCGCGTCGCACCCCGACATCAACCAGCTCACGTTCACCGGATCGGTCGATGTCGGCGTGCAGGTGGCGAAGCTGGCGGCCGGGAACGTCGTTCCGGTCGTGATGGAGCTGGGCGGCAAGTCACCCAACATCGTATTCGCCGATGCCGACATGGATCTCGCGCTTCCAGGCGTGGCGAACGCGATCTTCCAGAACGCCGGGCAGACCTGTTCGGCGGGGTCGCGCCTCCTGGTTGAACGAAAAGCTCACGACGAAGTGGTGGACCGGCTGGTCACGCGCGCCGGGGCCATGACACTCGGGCCGGGCATCGAGGATCCGGACATGGGCCCGATCATTTCCCGCCGCCAGCTCGAGACGATCGAGAGCTACGTCACGATCGGCCGGCAGGAAGGCGCCTCGGTCGTGGCCGGCGGCCGCCGGCCGGACGATGCCCGCCTCCACGGCGGCAACTTCTACGAGCCGACGCTGCTCGACCGCGTCCAGTCCGACATGCGCGTCGCACAGGAGGAGATCTTTGGGCCCGTGCTGGCGATCATCTCCTTCGACGACATCGAGGAGGCGGCGGCGATCGCCAACCGAAGTCAATACGGCCTCGTCGCGGGTATCTGGACCCGTGACATCAACAAGGCACTCTCGCTCGCCGGCCGGATCAGGAGGGGTCAGGTCTACGTCAACACGTACGGCGCAGGGGGCGGTGTCGAGCTGCCATTCGGCGGGTACAGGAAGAGCGGCTACGGCCGTGAGAAAGGCCTCGAGGCGCTGGCCAGCTACACGCAGGTCAAGAACGTCTGCGTCAAATACGCCTGA
- a CDS encoding M20 family metallopeptidase, with protein MHLATRLTRDLVAIPSVNPMGTGASGPLYSERAVAEYVQAFLRTLGMDSEIWGEDETHPNLTAELQCGSPATVLLEAHMDTVSHENMSIDPFDPVILDGRLYGRGSCDTKASLAAYLYALHQVCTGSRRPSLNVILAAVHDEEYTFGGARELLRRGVAADFAVAGEPTGLDIVYAHKGVCRFFVTTRGAAAHAAVPWLGSNAIHRMSEVLSSLAACADALALRPHPHLGPATLNVGRILGGDTVNTVPSWCRIEVDRRLLPGESFSDVRQGLAELLASRTDVTIEDAYLDVPAVYTDPTATPCRQLLAACRGAGFEPTFATAHYATDASILSTAGMATLVFGPGSVEVAHGARECVPVADIEAASLAITELISS; from the coding sequence ATGCACCTGGCAACCCGGCTAACCCGCGACCTGGTGGCGATTCCCTCGGTAAATCCGATGGGCACCGGCGCGTCAGGCCCGTTGTACTCGGAACGCGCGGTCGCCGAGTACGTCCAGGCCTTTCTCCGCACGCTGGGCATGGACAGCGAGATTTGGGGTGAAGACGAGACGCACCCGAATCTGACCGCGGAGTTGCAGTGCGGGTCGCCCGCAACGGTGTTGCTGGAGGCCCACATGGACACCGTGTCCCACGAGAACATGTCGATCGATCCGTTCGATCCTGTGATTCTCGATGGGCGGCTCTATGGACGCGGTTCTTGCGACACGAAGGCTTCTCTCGCGGCCTATCTGTACGCGCTTCACCAGGTTTGCACCGGCTCCAGAAGGCCGAGCCTCAACGTCATCCTGGCGGCGGTTCACGACGAGGAGTACACCTTCGGAGGCGCGCGCGAACTGCTCCGGCGAGGCGTGGCCGCCGACTTCGCTGTTGCCGGCGAGCCAACCGGCCTCGACATCGTGTACGCCCACAAAGGTGTCTGCCGTTTCTTTGTCACCACCAGGGGCGCAGCGGCGCACGCGGCCGTACCATGGCTCGGGTCGAACGCGATCCATCGGATGAGTGAGGTCCTGTCATCGCTCGCGGCGTGTGCCGATGCATTGGCCCTGCGCCCGCATCCCCACCTCGGGCCCGCGACGCTGAATGTCGGCAGGATTCTTGGCGGGGACACGGTCAATACGGTGCCCTCCTGGTGCCGGATCGAAGTCGATCGCCGGCTCCTCCCGGGCGAGAGCTTCAGCGATGTCAGGCAGGGCCTCGCGGAACTTCTCGCTTCGCGCACCGACGTCACGATAGAGGACGCCTACCTCGATGTCCCCGCGGTGTACACGGACCCGACGGCAACGCCCTGTCGGCAGCTCCTGGCGGCATGCCGCGGCGCCGGCTTTGAGCCAACGTTCGCGACCGCGCACTACGCGACCGACGCATCGATCCTCTCGACTGCCGGCATGGCCACGCTCGTTTTTGGACCCGGCTCTGTTGAGGTTGCGCACGGCGCCCGCGAGTGCGTGCCCGTTGCAGACATCGAGGCAGCCAGCCTCGCAATCACCGAACTCATCAGCTCATGA